Proteins co-encoded in one Natronorubrum daqingense genomic window:
- a CDS encoding HVO_0649 family zinc finger protein, giving the protein MSTYRSPFEQLRAKFDESDPQCSACGYVDDDGSWRVTTTGSRVRYQFVCPTCDAIDTREMRL; this is encoded by the coding sequence ATGTCTACGTACCGCTCCCCATTCGAGCAACTTCGAGCAAAGTTCGACGAATCGGACCCGCAGTGTTCGGCGTGCGGGTACGTCGACGACGACGGGAGTTGGCGAGTGACGACCACCGGAAGTCGCGTGCGGTACCAGTTCGTCTGTCCGACTTGCGATGCGATCGATACGCGCGAGATGCGACTGTAA
- a CDS encoding M20 family metallo-hydrolase: MIELDRDRFVDLLNEQSAIGETADGGLHRLALSADDRAARDWFREHLEDAGLEVRVDEFGNTFGRRAGTDPDASPVLLGSHLDSQPNGGIYDGALGVVAALEFVLTLNDRDVETTHPIEVVNWTNEEGSRFQPAMQGSGVWAGAHDLETEYEKTDADGATFREELERIGYRGDVPAEPREAYEAYLELHVEQGPKLEAAGSDVGVVTGIVGFTWGELTFVGDPDHSGPTPMDHRSDALVAAADTIQAVRRIGNSLGEETVGTVGSIDVSPNSVNIIPGEVTMTWGFRDPDDAVVQRAYEMVLAEANDAASREGVELESEETMRAESVDFADRCIEAVQSAADDLEYDSLQLGSGAGHDATHLASVTDTGMVFAVSEDGKSHSPAEYTSWEDCYAAANTLANAALDLARE, from the coding sequence ATGATCGAACTCGATCGTGACAGGTTCGTCGACCTGCTGAACGAGCAGTCGGCGATCGGCGAGACGGCTGACGGCGGGTTGCACAGATTAGCGCTCTCAGCGGACGACCGAGCCGCTCGAGACTGGTTTCGCGAGCACCTCGAAGACGCTGGACTCGAGGTCCGCGTCGACGAGTTCGGAAACACGTTCGGCCGACGCGCAGGGACGGACCCGGACGCTTCCCCCGTGTTGCTCGGTTCGCACCTCGATTCACAGCCAAACGGCGGGATCTACGACGGCGCGCTCGGCGTCGTCGCGGCACTCGAGTTCGTCCTGACGTTGAACGACCGAGACGTCGAGACCACGCACCCGATCGAGGTCGTCAACTGGACGAACGAGGAGGGTTCGCGCTTTCAGCCGGCGATGCAGGGCAGCGGCGTCTGGGCCGGTGCCCACGACCTCGAGACGGAGTACGAGAAAACCGACGCCGACGGCGCGACCTTCCGCGAGGAACTCGAGCGCATCGGCTACCGAGGCGACGTCCCGGCGGAGCCCCGGGAAGCGTACGAGGCGTACCTCGAGTTACACGTCGAGCAGGGGCCGAAACTCGAGGCGGCGGGTTCGGACGTCGGCGTCGTAACCGGCATTGTCGGCTTCACCTGGGGAGAACTGACCTTCGTCGGCGACCCCGACCACTCGGGGCCGACGCCGATGGATCACCGAAGCGACGCGCTCGTCGCGGCCGCGGACACGATTCAGGCGGTTCGACGCATCGGGAACTCCCTCGGCGAGGAGACCGTCGGCACCGTCGGTTCGATCGACGTGAGTCCCAACTCGGTGAACATCATTCCCGGGGAAGTGACGATGACGTGGGGGTTCCGGGATCCCGACGACGCCGTCGTTCAACGCGCCTACGAAATGGTGCTGGCGGAGGCGAACGACGCCGCCTCGCGGGAAGGCGTGGAACTCGAGTCCGAGGAGACGATGCGCGCCGAGAGTGTCGATTTCGCGGATCGGTGTATCGAGGCCGTCCAGTCGGCTGCCGACGACCTCGAGTACGACAGTCTGCAGTTAGGTTCGGGTGCAGGCCACGACGCGACCCACCTCGCGTCGGTGACGGACACGGGGATGGTGTTCGCGGTCAGCGAGGACGGGAAGAGCCACTCGCCGGCGGAGTACACGAGTTGGGAGGACTGTTATGCGGCCGCGAACACGCTCGCGAACGCGGCGCTCGACCTCGCACGCGAGTAA
- a CDS encoding aldehyde ferredoxin oxidoreductase family protein, with amino-acid sequence MTELGGFQDRVARVDLSDGSVAYESIDEDDAKQYIGARGLGVKYVFEQGVDVDPLGPDNLLAFMNGPLSGTQVTMSGRIAVCTKSPLTGTVTDSHHGGWSGARLKWAGFDGLLFEGEADEPVYAVVEDGEVELRDASDVWGSGFHETRDALEAEVKGSYGKNLSIMGIGPGGENEVKYACIMNEDDRASGRGGTGCVMGSKNLKAVVVKSTTKMPQPADPETFKEGHQQAMQAITESEVTAPNEGGLSMYGTNVLMNVGEEMDGLPTKNAQYTSTEAMRDAEGVDIDAERVSGENVRENILVDEPTCHSCPVACKKEVEVTAMHKGEEMNVRTESYEYESAYALGPNSGHTDRDAVALMIDRCNDMGLDTIEAGNMMAMAMEMTEQDKLEDIGTDGQSPSARETESHAGLEWGDYETMIDMIEQIARREGDLADLLAEGPRRVAEAKDAHDNSLAVKGQTIAAYDPRALKGMGIGYATSNRGACHLRGYTPAAEILGIPEKVDPYEYEGKGELTAAFQDLHAISDSFDICKFNAFAEGIEEYVLQYNGMTGLDVSEDDLLEAGERIYNLERYYNNLAGFDGSDDSLPERFLEDGIRGQGASEGEYCELEEMKEEYYDHRGWVDGVVPDEKLEELGIDLGPGTGVSAGDSAAPADD; translated from the coding sequence ATGACTGAACTCGGCGGATTCCAAGACAGGGTCGCCCGCGTCGACCTCTCGGATGGCTCGGTCGCCTACGAATCGATCGACGAGGACGACGCGAAACAGTATATCGGGGCGCGAGGGCTGGGGGTCAAGTACGTCTTCGAACAGGGCGTCGACGTCGACCCGCTCGGGCCGGACAACCTGCTCGCGTTCATGAACGGCCCGTTGTCGGGCACGCAGGTGACCATGAGCGGTCGAATCGCCGTCTGTACGAAGTCGCCACTGACCGGTACCGTCACCGACAGCCACCACGGCGGCTGGTCCGGCGCGCGACTCAAGTGGGCCGGCTTCGACGGCTTACTCTTCGAAGGCGAAGCCGACGAGCCCGTGTACGCCGTCGTCGAGGACGGCGAGGTCGAACTCCGGGACGCCTCGGACGTGTGGGGAAGTGGGTTCCACGAGACTCGCGACGCACTCGAGGCGGAAGTCAAGGGCTCCTACGGCAAGAACCTGAGTATCATGGGGATCGGCCCCGGCGGCGAGAACGAGGTGAAGTACGCCTGCATCATGAACGAGGACGATCGGGCCTCCGGTCGGGGCGGAACGGGCTGTGTCATGGGCTCGAAGAACCTCAAAGCCGTCGTCGTCAAGTCCACCACGAAGATGCCCCAGCCTGCGGACCCGGAGACGTTCAAGGAAGGCCACCAGCAGGCCATGCAGGCGATCACGGAGTCCGAAGTCACGGCACCCAACGAGGGCGGACTCTCGATGTACGGCACGAACGTCCTGATGAACGTCGGCGAGGAAATGGACGGCCTCCCGACGAAAAACGCCCAATACACCTCGACCGAAGCTATGCGCGACGCCGAAGGTGTCGATATCGACGCCGAACGCGTCTCCGGCGAGAACGTCCGCGAGAACATCCTCGTCGACGAACCGACCTGTCACTCCTGTCCCGTCGCCTGCAAGAAGGAAGTCGAAGTCACCGCGATGCACAAAGGCGAGGAGATGAACGTCCGCACGGAGTCCTACGAGTACGAATCCGCCTACGCGCTCGGGCCGAACTCCGGACACACGGACCGCGACGCCGTCGCCCTCATGATCGACCGCTGTAACGACATGGGCCTGGATACCATCGAGGCGGGCAACATGATGGCCATGGCGATGGAGATGACTGAACAGGACAAACTCGAGGACATCGGTACCGACGGGCAGAGCCCGTCCGCTCGTGAGACTGAGTCCCACGCTGGCCTCGAGTGGGGCGATTACGAGACGATGATCGACATGATCGAACAAATTGCCCGCCGCGAGGGTGACCTCGCGGACCTCCTCGCAGAAGGGCCACGCCGGGTCGCCGAGGCGAAAGACGCCCACGACAACTCGCTGGCGGTCAAGGGCCAGACCATCGCGGCGTACGACCCGCGAGCCCTGAAGGGGATGGGTATCGGCTACGCCACCTCGAACCGCGGAGCCTGTCACCTGCGCGGGTACACCCCCGCAGCCGAGATTCTCGGCATCCCGGAGAAGGTCGACCCCTACGAGTACGAGGGGAAGGGCGAACTCACGGCGGCCTTCCAGGACCTTCACGCCATCTCAGACAGCTTCGACATCTGCAAGTTCAACGCTTTCGCCGAAGGCATCGAGGAGTACGTCCTCCAGTACAACGGCATGACCGGCCTGGACGTGAGCGAGGACGACCTTCTCGAGGCCGGCGAACGGATCTACAACCTCGAACGGTACTACAACAACCTCGCCGGTTTCGACGGCAGCGACGACTCGTTGCCCGAGCGCTTCCTCGAGGACGGCATCCGGGGCCAGGGCGCGAGCGAGGGCGAGTACTGCGAACTCGAGGAGATGAAAGAAGAGTACTACGACCACCGCGGCTGGGTCGACGGCGTCGTCCCGGACGAGAAACTCGAGGAACTCGGCATCGACCTCGGGCCCGGAACTGGTGTTTCGGCGGGCGATTCTGCGGCACCGGCCGACGACTGA
- a CDS encoding helix-turn-helix domain-containing protein — protein sequence MASGIRAEVKIDDPDGCVVTTVAGSTDGSVTSVSKSANPDAPERVTEEFMLESETDVDSVDTDVDLSSIFSYGSSDVYRFTRALDRECPCGWIERHDSPVVDVRARGSALYLTFHAADMSALQAIIGDLKTHCSNLDVQRLLQTQQGRTEQHLVYVDRNTLTTRQLEVLETAHRMGYFEHPKRANAGEVAAALDITSTTFTEHLAAAQTKLLDAILAYDE from the coding sequence ATGGCGTCGGGAATCCGTGCCGAAGTGAAGATCGACGATCCGGACGGCTGTGTCGTCACGACGGTCGCCGGTTCCACCGACGGGTCCGTCACCTCCGTCTCGAAGAGTGCGAACCCCGACGCGCCCGAGCGCGTCACCGAGGAGTTCATGCTCGAGAGCGAAACTGACGTCGACTCGGTCGACACCGACGTCGATCTCTCGTCGATTTTCTCCTACGGCTCGAGCGACGTCTACCGATTCACGCGTGCGCTCGATCGGGAGTGCCCCTGCGGGTGGATCGAACGACACGACTCGCCCGTCGTCGACGTCCGCGCACGGGGGAGTGCGCTGTACCTCACGTTTCACGCCGCAGATATGAGCGCACTGCAGGCGATCATCGGCGACCTCAAAACTCACTGCTCGAACCTCGACGTGCAACGACTCCTCCAAACCCAGCAAGGTCGGACCGAACAGCACCTCGTCTACGTCGACCGAAACACGTTGACGACGCGCCAACTCGAGGTCCTCGAGACGGCCCACCGAATGGGCTACTTCGAGCACCCGAAACGGGCGAACGCCGGCGAGGTCGCCGCGGCGCTCGACATCACCAGCACCACGTTCACCGAACACCTCGCAGCAGCCCAGACGAAACTCCTCGATGCAATTCTCGCCTACGACGAGTGA
- a CDS encoding ArsR/SmtB family transcription factor — protein sequence MTTPTITTTERDGSALEDEIDAETVLEVLSDDACRAILEATSAKSLTATELSERCEIPASTAYRKVEQLAEAGLLESYVRINTSGKHATEYRTCFDDVQVSVGGGTIDLEVTEPTANADSEPSFTVADD from the coding sequence ATGACGACCCCGACGATCACCACGACGGAGCGAGACGGGAGTGCACTTGAGGACGAAATCGACGCCGAAACGGTACTCGAGGTGCTCAGCGACGACGCGTGCCGGGCGATTCTCGAGGCGACGAGCGCGAAGTCGCTCACCGCAACGGAACTTTCCGAGCGGTGTGAAATTCCGGCCTCGACGGCGTACCGTAAAGTCGAGCAACTGGCCGAGGCGGGGCTCCTCGAGTCGTACGTTCGGATTAACACCTCGGGGAAGCACGCGACGGAGTACCGAACCTGTTTCGACGACGTGCAGGTGTCGGTCGGCGGCGGCACCATCGACCTCGAAGTGACTGAACCGACGGCGAACGCTGATTCCGAACCGTCGTTCACCGTCGCCGACGACTGA
- a CDS encoding pyridoxamine 5'-phosphate oxidase family protein has translation MAIDQETEMSDAAVDDFLGRHETGVLSLARTDDPYAIPISYGYDEEDRAFYLRLVSTPNSEKREYLESSPSARLVVYDEHGSTYRSIIATGSLENVPPSALTPEQIAQYGEAKRPLFEIWAQSKADLDIELYRLEPDSLNGRRTDVERD, from the coding sequence ATGGCTATCGACCAGGAAACCGAGATGTCCGACGCGGCGGTTGACGACTTCCTTGGCCGCCACGAAACGGGTGTCCTCTCACTCGCGCGGACCGACGATCCGTACGCGATCCCCATCTCCTACGGCTACGACGAGGAGGATCGTGCCTTCTATCTGCGGTTGGTGTCGACGCCGAACAGCGAGAAACGGGAGTACCTCGAGTCCTCCCCGAGTGCGCGACTCGTCGTCTACGACGAGCACGGCTCGACCTATCGAAGCATCATCGCCACGGGGTCACTCGAGAACGTTCCGCCGTCGGCGTTGACGCCCGAACAGATCGCCCAGTACGGAGAGGCGAAGCGCCCGCTGTTCGAAATTTGGGCGCAGTCGAAGGCCGACCTCGACATCGAACTGTACCGACTCGAGCCGGACTCGCTGAACGGCCGACGGACGGACGTCGAGCGAGATTAA
- a CDS encoding DUF1328 family protein — protein MLEIAPTIPLHVTDVALQVGGGDFLYWALIFFVLAVVAAAVGARGVAGISMEIARIFVLVFIILAVVALLL, from the coding sequence ATGCTCGAGATCGCACCGACGATCCCACTGCACGTAACCGACGTCGCGCTGCAAGTCGGCGGCGGCGACTTCCTGTACTGGGCGCTGATCTTCTTCGTGCTCGCGGTCGTCGCCGCCGCGGTCGGCGCTCGTGGCGTCGCCGGCATTTCGATGGAGATCGCCCGGATCTTCGTCCTGGTCTTCATCATCCTCGCGGTCGTCGCATTACTGTTGTAG
- a CDS encoding DUF7560 family zinc ribbon protein yields the protein MSRFEFTCPDCTQVIEVNDSMREATLTHGCPVCGADVTQEAFDATRSQSPSRD from the coding sequence ATGAGTAGATTCGAATTCACCTGTCCCGACTGCACGCAAGTAATCGAGGTCAACGACTCGATGCGAGAAGCCACGCTGACGCACGGCTGTCCAGTTTGCGGCGCTGACGTGACGCAGGAAGCCTTCGACGCCACGCGGTCACAGTCCCCTTCTCGCGATTAA